The stretch of DNA GAGCACGATGGCGTAATTGGCGGGCGGCAGGCTTAAATCGTCGCGGGCGCTGACGGGCGGCAGCAAAAAGCCGAGCGTTTCCGACAGGTTCTGGCGTGTGCCTCGAATGCGTTTGAGCAGCGGTGCGCCCTGGCTTTCATCGAGCATCGCCACCAGCTTGTAGCCCAGCGAGATCGACAGTGGATCGACATACGGCAACATGCTCCAGTCCAGCTGTTCCTGGCGCGGGGCGAGCAGCGCGGCTTCCATCTCGCGTTCGGTGCCCTGATCGCTGCTGGCTTCGACTGCACGACGCTTCATCATGCGCCAGCCTACAAAACCCAGTACCGCCGCAAAGCCCAGAAACACCAGCGTTGGCATTCCAGGGATCAGTGCCAGCACCACCATCAGCGCGCAAGCACTGAACAGCACGGTGGGCGAGGCGAGCATCTGCTGGCTGACCTGCTCTTCGAAATCGCGGGCATCGCTGATACGCGTCACGATCACCGCGGCGGCCGCTGAGAGCAGCAGCGCGGGAATTTGTGCCACCAGGCCGTCACCGATGGTCAGCAAGCCGTATTGGTGGAAGGCATCGGCAGTCGAGAGGCCGTGCATCACCACGCCGATGACCCAGCCGCCCAGCAAATTGATGATGAGCACCAGAATCCCGGCGATGGCGTCACCCCGCACAAACTTTGATGCCCCATCCATGGCGCCGTAGAAATCGGCTTCGGAGGTGACTTCGGCGCGCCGCAGTTGCGCCTTTTCCTGGGTAATCAAGCCCGCATTGAGATCGGCGTCGATCGCCATCTGCTTGCCCGGCAGCGCATCGAGCGTAAAGCGCGCCGAGACTTCGGAGACCCGTTCCGCGCCTTTCGTGACCACCACGAAATTGATGATCATCAGAATCACGAACACCACGAGACCCACGACAAAGTTGCTGCCAATCACCACGTTACCGAACGCTTCGACCACCTGGCCCGCTGCGTTGGTGCCCGTGTGCCCGTTGAGCAGCACGACGCGCGTTGAGGCGACGTTGAGCGTCAGGCGCATCAGCGTCGCAGCGAGGATCACCGTGGGAAACGCAGAAAACTCAAGCGGCCGCCGCACCGATACCGCGACGAGGATCACGACGATCGACAGCACGATATTGAAGGTGAACAGCATGTCCAGCACGAACGGCGGCAGCGGCAAGATCACCATCGAGAGGATGATGAGCAAGGCCAGTGGCGCGGAGAACTTGATGCTGCGGAACTTCGCGGTGAGACGGGATAGCGGCTTGGACGTCATGATGCCTGGGCCCTCTGTAGCTCTTCGGGAATATCGAAAGCGTTCGGCATGAGCGGGCGATGCGGGCTCAGTCCTTGCTGGAACGCGTTGATTTGCAAGACATAGCTCAGCACTTGCGCGACGGCGCGATAAAGCGCCGCCGGGATCTGCTGGTTCACCTGGCTGGTGTGATAGACCGCCCGCGCAAGTGGCGGCAGCTCCAGTACCTCGACGCCGTGCTGGCGTGCGACTTCACGAATCAGCAAGGCGGTTTCGTCGATGCCCTTGGCTACGACGAAGGGCGCTTGTGCACGGCTTTCGTCGTACTTGAGCGCGACGGCATAGTGCGTCGGATTGACGATCACCACGTCCGCGCCGGGCACCGTCTTGCGAATGCCCTGGCGCGCGAACTGCCGCTGAATCTGGCGAATCCGGCTTTTGACTTCGGGCCGGCCTTCGCTGTTTTTCATTTCATCCTTGATATCGCGCTTGCTCATGCGCTGCTCGCGCATGAACAGCACGCGCTGCACGGGCACATCGATCAGCGCAAAAGCGATGAGCACGCCGCTCAATGCGAGCGTGGAATTCAGGAAGAGTTCGGCGCCTCCTGTGAGCGCGTCTAGCAACGTTGCGCCTTGCAGGTGCACGAAATGTTCGAGATTGGCGCGGCATACGGTCCACAGCACAGTCGACAGCGCCACGGCTTTGAGCACCGTCGTACCCACCTGGATGTAATGCTTGCGCGATACCAGCCGCTTCAGATTGGACAGCGGATTCAGACGGTTGCCCTTCGGCATGAAATTCTTGTGGCTCATGATCCAGCCGCCTGGAAAGAGCGAGCCGAACACAATGCACAGCGGTACCAGCGCCAGCGGCGCGAGCATCTGGGCGATCAGCAGCAAGGTCGCGGGAAAGAGCCGCGACATCGCGTTGTCCAGCCCATTGACGCCGGACAGATCCGCCATCGAGAGCGCGAACAGACTCTTCATCTGTTGCAGCCAGCCAGGCGCGAGCGCGAAGATGAGCTTGAGGCTCACGAAGATGCCGATCGCCGTGGCGATATCGCGCGAACGGCTGACCTGGCCTTCCTGTTTGGCCTTGCGCAGTTTCTGCGGGCTGGCTTTTTCGGTCTTGTCGCCGGTTTGGGACTGGCTCATGCGAGGTGTCCTCCCGATATGACATGACTCAATGTGGCAACGTTGGCGCTGGGGGTAACCTGCGCCAGACTGGCGCTTGCCAGCGCACCGTACAAGTCGAGGACATGGCTCACCATGCGTCCGTAATGCTCAGGCAGCGAAGGGATCAACAGGGTCACTAACAGTAAGCCGGTCATGGTTGTGATCGAAAACCCCAAGGCGAACAGGTTCATCGTGGGCGCCGCGCGATTGAGCAAGCCCATGCCGACTTGCACCACTAGCGTGGTGAACACCACCGGCAGCGCCAGCGCGAGCGCCGCAGCGAACATCCAGCCGATGGCAAAGACCAGGTGTTGCAAAGCCTGTGCGCTAAACGACGCACTGCCGACCGGCCAGATGGTGAAGCTGCGCGCGAGTACCTGCAACAGCAAAAGATGTCCATCCACGCTGAAGAACAGCAAGATGAACAGCACGTACATCACACTTGAGAGCGCATCCGACATCTGGCCGTTGAGCGGATCGTTGATGGCCGCCATCGACAGCCCCATCTGCGACGACACGACAGAGCCGAACAGCGTCATCACAGCAAGAATCAGATGAAACACAAAACCGATCAGCGCGCCGATCAGGATCTGCTCACCGATCGCGGCGATACCTGCCAGTGACAGCGCTTCGATGGCGGGTGCTGCAGGCAGTAATGGCTGCAACGCCAGCGCGAGAATCAGCGAGATCAGTGCGCGCAAGCGCCAGGGCAGCATCGCTTCACCGAACACCGGCGCGGTAGCGAAGGCCGCCGCGATCCGGCAAAACGGCCAGAGCACCGCCAGCGCCAGCGGCTGCAACTGGTGCAAGGTGGCTTCCATCTCAGCCGACGAGCTGGGCGGCGCGCGTGAAGATCTCGACCGTGTAATGCATCAGCCGGTCAGCGACCCAGTGGCCCGCAAGCGCTAGCGCTAGCAGCGTGACCATCAGACGCGGCAGAAAACTCATGGTTTGTTCGTTGATCTGCGTGGCGGCCTGAAAGAGGCTCACCAGCACCCCGGTCAACAACCCAGGCACGATCAGCACGAAAACGATGAGCAAGACCAGACGCAAGGCGTCGATGGCAAGGTTCGCGGCGAGATCGGGTGTCAGCATCACACGCTCCGCACGCTGGTCAGCAGCGTATTCACCGTCAGCGCCCAGCCGTCCACCAGAACGAACAGCAAGAGCTTGAGCGGCAGTGAAATCACAAGGGGCGAAAGCATCATCATCCCCATCGCCATCAGCACTGACGCTACGACGATATCAATCACCAGAAATGGAATGAACAGCATGGCGCCAATCTGGAATGCGGTTTTGAGTTCGCTCAGCACGAACGCTGACAGCTTCACCAGAAACGGCTGGGCTTCCGCTTTGGCCACATTGCCGGTGCCGGAGAGCTGCGCCACCTGGAGGAGCGCGGCCTTGTTGGTTTGCGCCAGCATGAAGCGCGATAGCGGCGCTTCGGCGACTACTAACGCTTGTTGCAAACTGATCTTGTCCTGGTCGTAGGGCACGAAAGCATCGCGCCAGATCGCTTCACCCACTGGGCGCATCGTGAGCAATGTCAGTACCAGCGCTACACCGGTCACGATGCGCGCAGGCATCCCCTGCTGTAAGCCGAGCGCCTGCTTGAGCAGCGAGAGCACGATGACGAAGCGCAGAAAACTGGTCATTGTCATCACTAGCGAGGGCAAGAGCCCTAGCAAGGTCATCAGGACTAGGATCTGGGTCTTGACTGTCAGCGGTGTGCCATTGCTGCCGCCAGAGAGCAGCGTGAGGGCATCGGCTGAGGCCGGCGCGGCATAAGCCAGGCACGCAGTGCCCAGAACGAGGCTTGCAAGCCAGAGCCGGTGCAGGCCGGAGTTCATTGTGTGAGCACCTGGAGATTGTCGAGATGAACAATCTTCAGGCCGTAGTTTTCGCCTGCGACGACCACCTCAGCACTCCCGATCGGCGCGCCATTGACCTTGATGACCAGTGGCTCGCCCGCGAGGCGGTCAAGTTCGACGACTGACCCGGGTTCGAGCGAGACCAGTTCGGACAGGGGCAGGGTGGCGCTGCCGACTTCGAGCGTCAGGCGCACCGGAATCTTGCGCAGCATCTGGATCGAAGGACGTCGTGCCGTTGCACTGCCAGCTGCTGCGGCTGTTTCAGCCGTTTCAGCCGATTCAGCAGAATCGTTCGTGAGGCCGTCGAGGACAGCGTCCAGATCGAGGTCGTCGGTCATATCCATAGGAGTTACTCCACGTCTTCAAAGGAGGTGAGCCAGAGCATGCCGCCCTGTTCGGCGATGGCGGCCTTATAAAGGCGCGAGCCTTCGACCAGCACGTCGGCGGTCTCGGGTACGCGCACGGGAATGATGTCGCCCGGCACCAGGTACAGGATGTCGTCGAGCATCATTTCCTTGGTGAGCAACTGGGCGATGAGCGTGACGGGAATTCGCGTGTTGAGCGGGGTGTCATGTCCCGGCGCGTTCAGGTTGCGGCGCGGCGTGGCATAAGTAAAAAGCCGGTTGAGCCAGATGGTGTCGATGGCGAACTCAAGCAACCCGGAGAGCCCCAGCGTGGGTTCCATGATGTTTACGCGCAGCACTCTTGCACCCGCTGAGGGCGGGGTTTGCGACAGATTCTCGAAACGGACGTCCTCGTTGTTGTCAGGCTGAATGCAGTTGACCAGTTCGCCCAGCAGCGCGAGCCCCGTGCCTAGTCCATAGCGTTGTTCCGTGGCGGTTTCAGGGCCGAGTTCTTCGCTCGCGGCGTTGCGGTGGTCGCCGTAATGGCAGGCCAGGAGCGCGAGCAGCATGCGCCGGTCGAGGCGCACGGCGATATTGCCGCCGCAGGCGACATAGCTGTGCCACGTGGCTTCGCCAGGTGTCGGCGCGAAGGCGATGACGGCCACTTCGGTGACGGTAAAGGCGGTGTTATGGCGCTGGTTGAAACGGTTGTGCAGATGGCGGTCGATTTGCCGCTGCAAGGTCAGCTTGAAATCTTCGAGCAGATGAAAGGGGCGTCCCAACGTGCAAGGATCGAGCACGAGCGCGGACGCCGCACTGGCTG from Paraburkholderia hayleyella encodes:
- a CDS encoding flagellar biosynthesis protein FlhA is translated as MTSKPLSRLTAKFRSIKFSAPLALLIILSMVILPLPPFVLDMLFTFNIVLSIVVILVAVSVRRPLEFSAFPTVILAATLMRLTLNVASTRVVLLNGHTGTNAAGQVVEAFGNVVIGSNFVVGLVVFVILMIINFVVVTKGAERVSEVSARFTLDALPGKQMAIDADLNAGLITQEKAQLRRAEVTSEADFYGAMDGASKFVRGDAIAGILVLIINLLGGWVIGVVMHGLSTADAFHQYGLLTIGDGLVAQIPALLLSAAAAVIVTRISDARDFEEQVSQQMLASPTVLFSACALMVVLALIPGMPTLVFLGFAAVLGFVGWRMMKRRAVEASSDQGTEREMEAALLAPRQEQLDWSMLPYVDPLSISLGYKLVAMLDESQGAPLLKRIRGTRQNLSETLGFLLPPVSARDDLSLPPANYAIVLNGATVAQAQLYPDRLMAIPSPTTYGEPDGIPGIDPAYNMPVTWIDPADKAQALGLGYQVVDTATVVATHLAKVVRDTLPELFSYDNVSAIQERLNGIAPVLGDALGKSLTHSQLRRVFRILLTEHVSLKDIETIAATLVEAADTTKDPILLAAEVRCALRRQLTSTLVNPGNEIKGFSLTSELENLLLSTMSRAEQSNARLALDSIPVEPNVLTQLQTYMPGVREQMKQMGITPLLLVIPRLRPLLARYAKLFAPGLTVLSYNEIPEARDVSVVGTLG
- the flhB gene encoding flagellar type III secretion system protein FlhB; translated protein: MSQSQTGDKTEKASPQKLRKAKQEGQVSRSRDIATAIGIFVSLKLIFALAPGWLQQMKSLFALSMADLSGVNGLDNAMSRLFPATLLLIAQMLAPLALVPLCIVFGSLFPGGWIMSHKNFMPKGNRLNPLSNLKRLVSRKHYIQVGTTVLKAVALSTVLWTVCRANLEHFVHLQGATLLDALTGGAELFLNSTLALSGVLIAFALIDVPVQRVLFMREQRMSKRDIKDEMKNSEGRPEVKSRIRQIQRQFARQGIRKTVPGADVVIVNPTHYAVALKYDESRAQAPFVVAKGIDETALLIREVARQHGVEVLELPPLARAVYHTSQVNQQIPAALYRAVAQVLSYVLQINAFQQGLSPHRPLMPNAFDIPEELQRAQAS
- the fliR gene encoding flagellar biosynthetic protein FliR, yielding MEATLHQLQPLALAVLWPFCRIAAAFATAPVFGEAMLPWRLRALISLILALALQPLLPAAPAIEALSLAGIAAIGEQILIGALIGFVFHLILAVMTLFGSVVSSQMGLSMAAINDPLNGQMSDALSSVMYVLFILLFFSVDGHLLLLQVLARSFTIWPVGSASFSAQALQHLVFAIGWMFAAALALALPVVFTTLVVQVGMGLLNRAAPTMNLFALGFSITTMTGLLLVTLLIPSLPEHYGRMVSHVLDLYGALASASLAQVTPSANVATLSHVISGGHLA
- a CDS encoding flagellar biosynthetic protein FliQ, coding for MLTPDLAANLAIDALRLVLLIVFVLIVPGLLTGVLVSLFQAATQINEQTMSFLPRLMVTLLALALAGHWVADRLMHYTVEIFTRAAQLVG
- the fliP gene encoding flagellar type III secretion system pore protein FliP (The bacterial flagellar biogenesis protein FliP forms a type III secretion system (T3SS)-type pore required for flagellar assembly.) translates to MNSGLHRLWLASLVLGTACLAYAAPASADALTLLSGGSNGTPLTVKTQILVLMTLLGLLPSLVMTMTSFLRFVIVLSLLKQALGLQQGMPARIVTGVALVLTLLTMRPVGEAIWRDAFVPYDQDKISLQQALVVAEAPLSRFMLAQTNKAALLQVAQLSGTGNVAKAEAQPFLVKLSAFVLSELKTAFQIGAMLFIPFLVIDIVVASVLMAMGMMMLSPLVISLPLKLLLFVLVDGWALTVNTLLTSVRSV
- the fliN gene encoding flagellar motor switch protein FliN — translated: MDMTDDLDLDAVLDGLTNDSAESAETAETAAAAGSATARRPSIQMLRKIPVRLTLEVGSATLPLSELVSLEPGSVVELDRLAGEPLVIKVNGAPIGSAEVVVAGENYGLKIVHLDNLQVLTQ
- a CDS encoding FliM/FliN family flagellar motor switch protein, yielding MSPPNSSPAPAKIYSAASAASALVLDPCTLGRPFHLLEDFKLTLQRQIDRHLHNRFNQRHNTAFTVTEVAVIAFAPTPGEATWHSYVACGGNIAVRLDRRMLLALLACHYGDHRNAASEELGPETATEQRYGLGTGLALLGELVNCIQPDNNEDVRFENLSQTPPSAGARVLRVNIMEPTLGLSGLLEFAIDTIWLNRLFTYATPRRNLNAPGHDTPLNTRIPVTLIAQLLTKEMMLDDILYLVPGDIIPVRVPETADVLVEGSRLYKAAIAEQGGMLWLTSFEDVE